The genomic DNA CGCGCCGTAACAGGCTCCCAACGCTTTGCACTTCATTATCGGCGACGCCGGTGAGTCCTAATTTAAGCGCTTCAAAATGAACGTTTGTAAAAATACCGGTGAAGTACAACAGTGCGGGGATACAGGCCGATAGCGCAACGGTGGTGTAAGAGCATCCGATGTATTCGGTCATGATAAACGCCGCCGCGCCCATAATCGGCGGCATAATCTGTCCGCCGGTCGAGGCGGCAGCTTCAACGGCGCCTGCAAATTCCGGCTTGTAGCCGGTTTTTTTCATCAAAGGGATGGTGATGGAACCGGTGGAAACGGTGTTCGCAACCGAGCTGCCGCTGATGGTGCCCTGCAAAGCGCTGGCCACAACGGCCGCTTTGGCCGGGCCACCCACTTGCTTGCCGCAGGCGCTCATGGCGATGTTGGTCATCCAGTCGCCGACGCCGCTGGCCTTTAAAAAGGTGGCGAAAACGAGGAAGAGGAAAATGAAGGTGGCCGAAACATAGATTGGCGAACCGAGAATACCCTCGGTGCCAAGCCACTCCATCGTGACAACGCGGTGCAGTTTAAGACCGGAGTGACTCATAAAACCGGGGAAATAGTTTCCGAACAGCGCGTAGATTAAAAAGAAACTTGCCAGGCCGACGATAACCATACCGGCCACGCGGCGTGCCGCTTCCAGCACGAGTAAAACCGCTATCAGGCTGATGACAATATCGAGCTTGGTGAACATGCCGCTGCGCAGCAAAAGCTCATCGTAAAAAAAGACATGGTAAGACGCGCAGGCGACGGCCAGCAGCGCCAGTATGTAGTCGTAAAACGGAACCTTTTGTGTTGGCTTGCCATGGGCAGGGTAAAGCAAAAAGGTGAGCACCAGCGCAGCGCCCAAATGGGGGGCGCGCTGCAACGTAGAAGGAAAGGTACCAAACAGAGCGGTGTAAAGCTGAAAAATCGACCAGCCAACGGCCAACAGAAAGACAATTTTGGCCGGAATGCCTGTGAGCTTTCTAAAGGCGGATTCCTTGTCGTATTTGGACATAATTTCATCGCCGTCAAAAGCTTGTGGCTCTTGGGCGAGGGATTTTTCCGTGATGTCGCGCATAGACTAACGCTCCTCTCTGGGGTGTCTTTTTTTAAAGCTGGCGAATCCCGTAAGCGGGCGCGAACAGGATTCGCCAGTACGCTTTAGAATCTAGAGGGTTTTAAACGACTTTTTTAAAGCTAGATGATGAGCGAAGCGTCAATGGTAAGTCCTTTTTCCTTAAAGTATTTCACAGCGCCCGGGTGAAGCGGCGTGGTGATGCCGTCGAGCGCGCCTTCAAGGCTGATGTCACGTCCAGCGGTGTGGGCCGAAGCGATTTCAGCGGCGTTCTCATAAAACGCTTTGGTAATTTCGTAAACCTCGTCCTCAGACATATCCTTGCGGCAGTAAAGCGCTGCCTGACAGGTGATGGTGTTGAAATCCTCGGTGTTGGAATAGGTTCCAGCCGGAATGACCAAACGGGTATAGAACGGTGCTTCAGCCTGAATTTTTTCAAGGATTTCGTCCGGGATGTCGATGTAGTTGAGGTCGATGCTGGTGGTCATCTCAATGATGGAAGCGGCAGGAACACTCAGCACTGCGGCGCTTGCATCCAGATGGCCGTCCTGCATTTTAGCGGCTGCGTCGCCGAAACCATCGCGCTCGGCGGTAATATCCTTGGAGGTGTCAATCCCGGCGAGACGGAACACCATCTCAGAAGTGCCGGCAGTGCCGCTGCCGACCGGGCCGATGGCCACGCGCTTGCCCTTGAGGTCGGCGATGGTCTTGGCGCCGGTGGAAGAAGCCGCAATCAGCTGATAAACCTCGTGGTAGACCACGCCGATTGTGCGGACGTTTTCATAGTTGGATTTGAACGGCTCGTTGCCGTTCCATGCGGCGTCGGCGACGTTGTTCATCGAGATGCCCAGATCGGCTTCGCCCGCTTGCAGCAGGTTCATGTTTTCAACCGATGCGCCGGAGGAGACACAGCTGATCTGAATGTTGGACAAATGTGAATTCCAGGTGTTGGCCATCGCGCCACCAAGCGCGTAATAGGTGCCGCCGGTAGAGCCGGTAACCATAGTGTATTTGGCGGGGTCTGCGGGTTTGGCGGAAGCGGCGGAGGGGGCGGCCGTTGAGCCTGAGGGTGCGGGCGCCGATGCGGGGGAAGAGCTGCTGCCACAACCGGTGAACAAAAGAGCGAGCGCAAGTATCGTTGCCATAGCGAGTGTCAGTCTGTTCTTCATAATTGCCTCCTTAACTTATCACAAATGTT from Oscillospiraceae bacterium MB24-C1 includes the following:
- a CDS encoding TRAP transporter permease, with the protein product MRDITEKSLAQEPQAFDGDEIMSKYDKESAFRKLTGIPAKIVFLLAVGWSIFQLYTALFGTFPSTLQRAPHLGAALVLTFLLYPAHGKPTQKVPFYDYILALLAVACASYHVFFYDELLLRSGMFTKLDIVISLIAVLLVLEAARRVAGMVIVGLASFFLIYALFGNYFPGFMSHSGLKLHRVVTMEWLGTEGILGSPIYVSATFIFLFLVFATFLKASGVGDWMTNIAMSACGKQVGGPAKAAVVASALQGTISGSSVANTVSTGSITIPLMKKTGYKPEFAGAVEAAASTGGQIMPPIMGAAAFIMTEYIGCSYTTVALSACIPALLYFTGIFTNVHFEALKLGLTGVADNEVQSVGSLLRRGWYMIAPVIVIIYMLVSGRTAMRAALFGIIACLVIWCVEIIRETHGFDVKGFLVKFILGLEQSARSAVAVAVTCGCAGIIVGVITKTGLGLKMAGGIVALAGGSKILTMLFTMLCSILLGMGVPTTANYIIQATISAPALVALGVPGIAAHLFVFYFGIVADITPPVALAAFAGSGIAGSNPMKTGFNAARLGLAAYLVPYMFVLNPVMVLVRPEGMDTGLFVGKVVLSIVTAVIGMIGIATGMTGYFKTNCNIIERVLLIGGGIMMVDAGTITDGIGIALLIIIYVMQFTRAKKKRTAAV
- a CDS encoding TAXI family TRAP transporter solute-binding subunit, with protein sequence MKNRLTLAMATILALALLFTGCGSSSSPASAPAPSGSTAAPSAASAKPADPAKYTMVTGSTGGTYYALGGAMANTWNSHLSNIQISCVSSGASVENMNLLQAGEADLGISMNNVADAAWNGNEPFKSNYENVRTIGVVYHEVYQLIAASSTGAKTIADLKGKRVAIGPVGSGTAGTSEMVFRLAGIDTSKDITAERDGFGDAAAKMQDGHLDASAAVLSVPAASIIEMTTSIDLNYIDIPDEILEKIQAEAPFYTRLVIPAGTYSNTEDFNTITCQAALYCRKDMSEDEVYEITKAFYENAAEIASAHTAGRDISLEGALDGITTPLHPGAVKYFKEKGLTIDASLII